A single region of the Marinobacter nanhaiticus D15-8W genome encodes:
- a CDS encoding TRAP transporter large permease: MSPDVLMIVSFLLALLLGMPVAIALGLGGLVGIVAGLPPAMLGTFGTNTYNSVAKYPLIAIPLFILTGLIFERAGVAASLVRFAQAIIGPRHGGLTVVAVLVCLIMGGMSGSGPADAAAVAMVMLPSMHKAGYPKPFSASLIAASSSTAILIPPSIALILYSIVVPGVDLRALFAAGLFPGILAGVSLLAPALYFAKKYRWEDPETVERPPFWPSFKAAIPALFAPVIILGGLRSGLFTPTEAAVVAVAYGVIVGCVLYRNLSIRNLWSLMSEAAVTSGVVMFIIALAGIFAWAGTTLGTFQHLADALLSLSENGWVLLGLVMVLVLIAGMLLDAISIYLILIPIVLPLMNHFGWNPIWFGILLAMNIAIGQFTPPVAVNLMVTTRIANIRLEHTVGWTLVFIAAMAASLLLVMLVPGIALWLPEKLGYLVGPW; this comes from the coding sequence ATGAGTCCTGACGTGCTGATGATCGTCAGCTTCCTGCTGGCGCTGCTGCTCGGCATGCCGGTGGCGATTGCCCTGGGTCTGGGCGGACTGGTGGGTATCGTAGCGGGACTGCCGCCGGCCATGCTGGGCACCTTCGGCACCAACACCTACAACAGCGTGGCCAAGTACCCGCTGATTGCGATCCCCCTGTTCATCCTGACGGGCCTGATCTTCGAGCGCGCCGGTGTTGCCGCCAGCCTGGTCCGTTTTGCCCAGGCGATTATCGGCCCCCGCCACGGTGGTTTGACGGTCGTTGCGGTATTGGTATGCCTGATTATGGGTGGGATGAGCGGGTCCGGACCCGCAGATGCCGCCGCCGTCGCGATGGTGATGCTACCAAGCATGCACAAGGCCGGTTATCCCAAGCCATTTTCGGCATCGCTAATCGCCGCATCGTCCTCCACGGCCATCCTGATTCCGCCGTCCATTGCCCTGATCCTCTACTCCATCGTCGTCCCTGGCGTGGATCTGCGGGCCCTGTTCGCCGCGGGACTGTTCCCCGGCATTCTCGCGGGTGTTTCCCTGCTGGCGCCAGCGCTTTACTTCGCTAAGAAGTACCGCTGGGAAGATCCGGAAACCGTCGAGCGACCACCGTTCTGGCCCAGCTTCAAGGCGGCCATTCCGGCGCTATTCGCACCCGTGATTATCCTGGGGGGACTACGCTCGGGCCTGTTCACCCCAACCGAAGCTGCAGTGGTTGCCGTTGCTTATGGTGTGATCGTCGGCTGCGTCCTCTACCGTAACCTCAGCATCCGCAACCTCTGGAGCCTGATGAGCGAAGCGGCCGTCACCTCCGGTGTGGTTATGTTCATCATCGCACTGGCCGGTATCTTTGCCTGGGCGGGCACCACACTGGGCACCTTCCAGCATCTGGCAGACGCATTACTGTCGCTCTCCGAAAACGGCTGGGTACTGTTGGGACTGGTCATGGTCCTGGTTTTGATTGCCGGCATGCTACTGGATGCCATCTCCATCTACCTGATCCTGATCCCGATCGTGCTACCGCTGATGAACCATTTTGGCTGGAACCCGATCTGGTTCGGCATCCTGCTGGCCATGAATATCGCCATCGGCCAGTTCACGCCCCCGGTGGCGGTCAACCTGATGGTCACTACGCGAATCGCCAATATCCGCCTGGAGCATACGGTCGGCTGGACACTGGTATTCATTGCCGCCATGGCCGCCAGCCTGCTGCTGGTGATGCTCGTGCCGGGTATTGCGCTCTGGTTACCGGAGAAACTGGGTTATCTGGTGGGGCCGTGGTAG
- a CDS encoding TRAP transporter small permease, whose translation MPPRPPKFRPDSWLATIALLAICLISLGNVIVRYATDASFAFTEEFSVFCLVLLTFAGAAVAARHNQHIRIELIEHHLPTWAQKVVFVLQWLAGVIVLGTMAWYGSTFALQEYQWESLSPGLGFPNWIYVVWLPILALAIIIRMTQNLIDRLRGKDDPEVIHES comes from the coding sequence ATGCCGCCCCGTCCCCCTAAGTTCCGGCCTGATTCATGGCTGGCCACGATAGCCCTGCTCGCTATCTGCCTGATCAGTCTGGGCAATGTGATCGTGCGTTATGCGACCGATGCCTCTTTTGCCTTTACCGAGGAGTTTTCGGTGTTTTGCCTGGTGCTGCTCACGTTTGCCGGAGCCGCGGTGGCTGCGCGCCATAACCAGCACATCCGCATTGAACTGATCGAGCATCATCTGCCGACGTGGGCGCAAAAGGTGGTTTTCGTACTGCAATGGCTGGCAGGCGTCATCGTCCTGGGCACCATGGCCTGGTACGGGAGCACCTTCGCCCTGCAGGAATACCAATGGGAATCGCTGTCGCCGGGTCTCGGATTCCCGAACTGGATCTACGTGGTCTGGCTGCCCATCCTCGCCCTCGCCATCATCATCCGAATGACGCAAAACCTTATCGATCGCCTGCGCGGCAAGGACGACCCGGAGGTAATCCATGAGTCCTGA
- a CDS encoding DctP family TRAP transporter solute-binding subunit: MLKRCTLLAAAASLLFSAVSHAQYKDEYTVSTVLPSAFPWGQAADKWVELVKERSDGRINMKIYSNSQLVSGDQTKEFSAMRSGLIDMAVGSTINWSPQVPELNLFSLPFLMPDYAAIDAITQGEAGEAVFAAIKKRGVTPLAWGENGFRELSNSKQTIDEPADLDGLKIRVVGSPLFQDTFTALGANPTQMSWADAKPALTTGAVDGQENPLSVFDVARIDQVGQKYLTRWHYMADPLVFAISNRVWDQFNPEDQALLKQAAIDAGQWEIEKSRSEIEDTLAAIKDRGVEVTELTDEQRAAFKEATQSVYDQWAPRIGEDLVKQAQDAVANRAQ, encoded by the coding sequence ATGTTGAAACGTTGCACTCTTCTCGCCGCTGCGGCTTCCCTGCTGTTCAGCGCTGTCTCCCACGCCCAGTATAAGGATGAGTACACCGTCTCCACCGTTCTGCCGTCAGCCTTCCCCTGGGGCCAGGCCGCAGATAAATGGGTGGAGCTGGTAAAAGAGCGCTCCGACGGGCGCATCAACATGAAGATCTACAGTAACTCCCAACTGGTCTCGGGCGACCAGACCAAGGAATTTTCGGCCATGCGTTCCGGGCTGATCGATATGGCGGTGGGGTCTACCATCAACTGGTCGCCGCAGGTGCCCGAACTGAACCTGTTCTCCCTGCCCTTCCTGATGCCGGACTATGCAGCTATTGATGCCATCACCCAGGGTGAGGCCGGCGAGGCCGTTTTTGCAGCTATCAAGAAGCGTGGTGTGACGCCTCTGGCATGGGGCGAGAACGGCTTCCGCGAGCTCTCCAATTCCAAGCAGACCATCGACGAACCGGCCGACCTGGATGGCCTGAAAATCCGCGTTGTGGGTTCGCCGCTGTTTCAGGACACCTTTACGGCACTGGGCGCCAACCCGACCCAGATGAGCTGGGCTGACGCCAAGCCGGCGTTGACTACCGGCGCTGTCGATGGCCAGGAAAATCCATTGTCAGTCTTCGATGTGGCGCGTATCGACCAGGTCGGCCAGAAGTACCTGACCCGCTGGCACTACATGGCTGACCCATTGGTATTCGCCATCAGCAATCGTGTCTGGGATCAGTTCAACCCCGAAGATCAGGCACTGCTCAAGCAGGCTGCCATCGACGCCGGTCAGTGGGAGATCGAGAAATCCCGCAGTGAAATCGAAGATACCCTCGCGGCCATCAAGGACCGCGGTGTCGAAGTGACCGAACTGACGGACGAACAACGCGCCGCCTTCAAAGAAGCCACCCAGTCTGTCTACGACCAATGGGCCCCACGCATCGGCGAGGATCTGGTCAAGCAGGCACAGGACGCGGTCGCCAACCGCGCCCAATAA